The following are from one region of the Simiduia agarivorans SA1 = DSM 21679 genome:
- the secF gene encoding protein translocase subunit SecF has translation MESNKVINFMGTRLIATLFSALLLLGSVGSLVVNGLNFGLDFTGGLQVEVEYEHKADLEQIRSTLSEAGYVNVVVVNFGSDEDVLIRMQLDFKDGIGEEVLRHLTAVEEGEITLKRVEYVGPQVGEELRDQGGIGMLFALVVVMAYVAMRFQWKFAVAAVAALAHDVIIVLGFFSILGVGFDLSVLAAILAVVGYSLNDTIVVFDRIRENFPVLRKTESVDVVNVSLTQTLDRTLVTSGTTLIVLVVLYMYGGELLSGFSSALLVGIVIGTYSSIYVASNLLLGLNIVKEDLMPPVKEGAEVDEMP, from the coding sequence ATGGAAAGTAATAAAGTGATTAATTTCATGGGTACGCGCCTGATTGCCACGCTGTTTTCAGCGTTGTTGTTGTTGGGTTCGGTGGGCTCTCTGGTGGTTAACGGTCTGAACTTCGGCCTCGATTTCACCGGTGGTTTGCAGGTGGAGGTTGAGTACGAGCACAAGGCCGATCTGGAACAAATCCGTTCTACCTTGTCCGAAGCCGGCTACGTGAATGTAGTGGTGGTTAATTTCGGGTCCGACGAAGATGTCCTGATCCGCATGCAGTTGGATTTTAAAGACGGCATCGGGGAAGAGGTGCTCCGCCACCTGACCGCGGTGGAAGAGGGAGAGATTACCCTCAAGCGCGTCGAATATGTAGGGCCTCAGGTCGGTGAAGAGCTGCGCGACCAGGGTGGTATCGGCATGCTGTTTGCGCTGGTGGTGGTGATGGCCTATGTCGCCATGCGCTTCCAGTGGAAGTTTGCGGTGGCGGCGGTTGCCGCATTGGCCCATGACGTGATTATTGTGTTGGGTTTCTTTTCCATTCTGGGTGTTGGCTTCGACCTGTCTGTACTGGCAGCGATTCTCGCGGTTGTGGGTTACTCGCTCAACGACACCATCGTGGTATTCGACCGCATCCGGGAGAACTTCCCTGTGCTGCGTAAAACCGAGTCTGTGGATGTGGTTAACGTATCCCTGACCCAGACGCTAGATCGTACCCTGGTCACCTCGGGTACAACCCTGATCGTGCTGGTGGTGTTGTATATGTATGGCGGCGAATTGCTCAGTGGATTCTCCTCGGCGTTGCTGGTGGGTATTGTCATTGGTACCTACTCGTCCATCTACGTGGCTTCCAATTTGCTGCTTGGCTTGAACATCGTCAAAGAAGATCTGATGCCGCCAGTGAAAGAAGGTGCTGAAGTGGATGAGATGCCCTGA
- a CDS encoding DUF885 domain-containing protein, translated as MTFKRALLPAMVAAALLSACDNPKQATTADTPAQQTQAATQAPEQETLRLNKWLDEQYEEQLQFSPIQLSFLGRKDKYDQIDDMSEEAFVRQLAWAKNSVEQLKANFNRDALTEEGKSSYDLWVFQYEQDVKAEPFKRHRYIFEQMGGVQSQLPNFLMNFHKVETEQDMKDYITRIGGVARAIDQLLVHAKASAEMGIRPPRFATEGAIDQATKLMTGVPFDSSDVDAPLFANAKSKIDALLQAGTIDQAKADELTAAARSAMETQFGPSYKTLINWLKEDIKLASAEPQGASTLPDGKAFYQMRLEQNTTTSMTADEVHQLGLSEVARIRKEMEAIKNQMKFDGDLQAFFKFLREDPQFYYPNTDEGRQAYLDDSTAFLDNIKAKLPEYFGILPKADLVVKRVEAFREQPGGAQHYYPGTPDGSRPGVYYAHLADMTAYSTADMETVAYHEGNPGHHMQISIAQERTDIPQFRTQAGFTVYTEGWALYSEKLAKEMGAFEDPYKLFGHLTAEMWRAIRLVVDTGMHDKGWTEEQAVAYFLENSAIPEKAVRSEVRRYLVWPGQATSYKIGMMKIQELRAKAEKQLGDKFDIRGFHDTVLSGGALPLPVLERRVDGWIKAKQA; from the coding sequence ATGACCTTTAAACGTGCACTTTTGCCCGCCATGGTCGCCGCCGCTCTGCTGAGTGCTTGCGACAATCCGAAACAAGCCACCACAGCCGATACTCCCGCGCAGCAAACACAGGCAGCCACGCAGGCTCCCGAACAGGAAACGCTACGCCTGAACAAGTGGCTGGACGAACAATACGAAGAACAATTGCAGTTCAGCCCTATTCAATTGAGCTTTCTGGGACGCAAAGACAAATACGACCAGATTGACGACATGAGCGAGGAGGCCTTTGTGCGCCAGCTGGCCTGGGCCAAAAACAGCGTCGAACAACTGAAGGCTAATTTCAATCGCGATGCATTAACTGAAGAAGGCAAGAGTTCCTACGATCTCTGGGTTTTCCAGTACGAGCAGGACGTCAAAGCAGAACCGTTCAAACGTCACCGCTATATTTTTGAACAAATGGGCGGCGTGCAATCACAATTGCCCAACTTCCTGATGAATTTCCACAAGGTGGAGACAGAGCAGGATATGAAAGACTACATCACCCGTATCGGCGGCGTTGCGCGCGCTATCGATCAATTACTGGTGCACGCCAAAGCCAGTGCCGAAATGGGCATCCGCCCGCCCCGCTTTGCCACCGAAGGCGCCATTGATCAGGCCACCAAACTGATGACCGGCGTGCCATTCGACAGCAGCGACGTCGATGCCCCCTTATTTGCCAATGCCAAGTCAAAAATTGACGCCCTGCTGCAAGCCGGCACCATCGACCAGGCCAAAGCTGACGAGCTCACCGCCGCCGCTCGCAGCGCTATGGAAACCCAATTCGGTCCAAGCTATAAAACGCTGATCAACTGGCTGAAAGAAGACATCAAATTGGCCAGCGCCGAGCCGCAGGGCGCAAGCACTCTGCCAGACGGAAAAGCCTTCTATCAGATGCGTCTGGAACAAAATACCACAACCTCGATGACCGCTGACGAAGTACATCAGCTGGGCCTGAGCGAAGTGGCGCGCATCCGAAAGGAAATGGAAGCAATCAAAAACCAGATGAAATTTGACGGCGATCTGCAGGCGTTTTTCAAATTTTTGCGTGAAGACCCGCAATTCTACTACCCCAATACCGATGAAGGTCGTCAGGCCTATCTGGACGATTCTACGGCCTTCCTCGACAACATCAAAGCGAAACTGCCGGAGTATTTCGGCATATTGCCGAAGGCCGACTTGGTGGTGAAGCGCGTGGAAGCGTTCCGTGAGCAACCGGGTGGTGCCCAGCATTATTATCCCGGCACGCCAGATGGCTCGCGCCCCGGTGTGTATTACGCTCACCTGGCCGACATGACCGCCTACTCCACCGCCGACATGGAAACCGTGGCCTATCACGAAGGCAACCCGGGCCATCACATGCAGATTTCCATTGCTCAGGAGCGCACCGACATTCCCCAGTTCCGCACCCAGGCAGGCTTTACCGTATACACGGAAGGCTGGGCGCTCTACTCGGAAAAACTGGCCAAAGAAATGGGGGCGTTTGAAGACCCCTACAAATTATTCGGTCACCTGACTGCAGAAATGTGGCGCGCCATCCGCCTGGTAGTTGACACCGGTATGCACGACAAAGGCTGGACCGAAGAACAAGCGGTGGCTTACTTCCTGGAAAACTCGGCCATTCCGGAAAAGGCTGTGCGCTCCGAAGTGCGCCGTTACCTGGTGTGGCCAGGCCAGGCGACCTCTTACAAAATCGGCATGATGAAAATCCAGGAACTGCGTGCCAAAGCCGAAAAGCAATTGGGCGACAAGTTCGATATCCGTGGGTTCCACGATACGGTGCTGAGCGGTGGCGCACTGCCATTGCCGGTACTGGAGCGTCGTGTGGACGGCTGGATTAAGGCCAAGCAAGCGTAA
- the queA gene encoding tRNA preQ1(34) S-adenosylmethionine ribosyltransferase-isomerase QueA: protein MRRQDFFYQLPDELIAREPTPERTGSRLFQLDGPTGAMAHGQFEEILGLVEPGDLMVFNDTRVIPARVFGQKSTGGQVEILVERVLDRYNVKAHVRSSKSPKPGAVIALEDGTEITVTGREEALFLLQFPVPALELLEAIGHMPLPPYIDRADAKADRERYQTVYGTKAGAVAAPTAGLHFDDRLLNALKDKGVQLAFVTLHVGAGTFQPVRVDDIKTHVMHSEVMEVTPAVCEQVKATKAAGKRVIAVGTTSVRCLETAARDGEIRPYQGETQIFIYPSYRYQVVDALVTNFHLPESTLLMLVSAFAGYRNTMDAYREAVASRYRFFSYGDAMFITRNPNACDDPIGDTL, encoded by the coding sequence ATGCGTCGTCAGGACTTCTTTTACCAACTGCCCGATGAGTTGATTGCCCGCGAGCCCACCCCGGAGAGAACCGGGAGTCGGCTGTTTCAGCTGGATGGCCCCACCGGAGCCATGGCTCATGGCCAGTTTGAGGAGATTCTGGGTTTGGTGGAACCTGGTGATCTGATGGTGTTCAACGATACCCGTGTGATTCCGGCCAGGGTCTTTGGTCAGAAGAGCACCGGGGGGCAGGTGGAGATACTGGTGGAGCGGGTGCTCGACCGGTACAACGTCAAAGCCCATGTACGGTCCAGTAAATCACCCAAACCTGGCGCTGTGATTGCGCTGGAGGATGGCACCGAAATTACCGTTACCGGACGCGAAGAGGCCCTGTTTCTGCTGCAATTCCCGGTCCCGGCCCTCGAGTTATTAGAGGCTATTGGCCACATGCCATTGCCCCCCTATATAGACCGTGCCGACGCCAAAGCCGACAGGGAGCGCTACCAGACGGTATACGGCACCAAAGCCGGTGCGGTGGCGGCGCCCACGGCGGGCTTGCACTTTGATGATCGCCTGTTGAATGCGCTTAAGGATAAAGGCGTCCAGCTGGCCTTTGTGACCCTGCATGTGGGGGCCGGGACGTTTCAGCCGGTGCGGGTTGACGACATCAAGACCCATGTGATGCACAGCGAAGTGATGGAAGTGACACCGGCGGTGTGTGAGCAGGTAAAAGCCACGAAGGCCGCCGGTAAGCGGGTGATTGCCGTGGGTACTACCAGTGTGCGCTGTCTGGAAACGGCGGCCCGGGATGGTGAAATAAGGCCCTATCAGGGCGAGACCCAGATATTTATTTACCCCAGCTATCGCTATCAGGTGGTGGATGCATTGGTGACCAATTTTCATTTGCCCGAATCGACCCTGTTGATGCTGGTGTCTGCGTTCGCTGGCTACCGCAATACCATGGATGCCTACCGCGAGGCGGTGGCCAGCCGCTACCGTTTTTTCAGCTACGGGGATGCCATGTTCATCACCCGCAACCCCAATGCCTGTGATGACCCCATTGGCGATACGCTGTAA
- the tgt gene encoding tRNA guanosine(34) transglycosylase Tgt: MQFELDTTDGRARRGRLKFPRGTVETPAFMPVGTYGTVKGMLPRDIEDIGAEIILGNTFHLMLRPGTEVVKAHGDLHDFIQWQGPILTDSGGFQVFSLGKMRKITEEGVTFKSPINGSKVELNPEIAMQVQRDLGSDIVMIFDECTPYPASEKQARDSMELSLRWARRSKTAHGDNPSALFGIVQGGMYTDLRSESLKGLTDIGFDGYAIGGLSVGEPKEDMIRVLNHLAPEMPADKPRYLMGVGKPEDIVEAVRRGVDMFDCVMPTRNARNGHLFTTAGVIKIRNAVHRHDTGPLDPGCDCYTCTHFSRAYLHHLDKCNEILGAELNTIHNLRFYQRVMAELRDAIANHRLEDYVAEFYRRQGLPVPPGPDDAV, translated from the coding sequence ATGCAATTTGAACTCGATACGACCGATGGCCGCGCGCGCCGAGGGCGTCTGAAATTCCCGCGCGGCACGGTAGAAACGCCGGCGTTTATGCCGGTGGGTACCTATGGCACCGTCAAAGGCATGTTGCCGCGTGATATCGAAGACATTGGCGCCGAGATCATTCTGGGTAATACCTTTCACCTGATGTTGCGGCCGGGCACCGAGGTGGTAAAGGCGCACGGTGATCTGCACGACTTTATCCAATGGCAAGGCCCGATTCTCACCGACTCCGGTGGATTTCAGGTGTTCAGTCTGGGCAAGATGCGCAAAATCACCGAGGAAGGTGTTACGTTCAAATCACCTATCAATGGCAGCAAAGTAGAGCTGAATCCCGAAATCGCCATGCAGGTCCAGCGCGACCTGGGCTCGGATATCGTGATGATATTTGACGAGTGCACGCCTTACCCGGCGTCAGAAAAGCAGGCGCGGGACTCCATGGAGCTGAGTTTGCGTTGGGCCAGGCGGTCCAAGACCGCACACGGCGACAATCCGTCGGCGCTGTTCGGCATCGTGCAGGGCGGTATGTATACCGACCTGCGTTCCGAGTCGCTGAAAGGGCTCACCGATATCGGTTTCGATGGCTATGCCATTGGCGGTTTATCGGTGGGTGAACCGAAGGAAGACATGATCCGGGTGCTGAATCACCTGGCGCCGGAAATGCCCGCCGATAAACCCCGCTATCTGATGGGCGTGGGCAAGCCCGAGGACATTGTTGAGGCCGTGCGACGCGGTGTGGATATGTTCGATTGCGTGATGCCTACCCGCAATGCCCGCAACGGCCATCTGTTCACCACGGCAGGTGTGATCAAAATCCGCAATGCCGTGCACCGGCATGATACCGGCCCGCTGGACCCCGGGTGTGATTGCTATACCTGCACGCATTTCAGTCGGGCCTATCTGCACCACCTGGATAAATGCAACGAAATTCTGGGGGCTGAGCTCAATACCATTCACAACCTGCGTTTCTATCAGCGGGTCATGGCCGAGCTGCGCGATGCCATCGCCAACCATCGTTTGGAAGACTATGTTGCCGAGTTTTACCGCCGTCAGGGGCTGCCGGTGCCACCTGGTCCCGACGACGCGGTTTAA
- the secD gene encoding protein translocase subunit SecD — protein sequence MLNRYPLWKNLLILAVIGLAFVFAMPNLYAPDPAVQISGESSAMELDQAVLDRATKALEEAGIEHFGETVNPKNALIRLHSSDDQLPAKRTIQRALGDSFVVALNMASTTPDWLRSLGAGPMKLGLDLSGGVHFLMEVDTASAIAKRQESSLTEFKSKLREERIRYVSVEFTEAGAIEGVFRSAEDRDAAAAIFRKEFQDLTRESVDNEDGTFTVKATFSETAIREIENYAVQQNLTTLRNRVNELGVSEPIVQRQGRNRIVVELPGVQDTAEAKRVIGKTANLEFRLEAKPSDLVTNKESFEFRSELDQRRFGNAELERALIISGDHVSGAQSSFDPETNQPQVNINLDSAGGTKMHRATRSNVGRRMGVLFIEYKTRLDRTTNAAGEEVVTPRQIVEKKVISLATIQSALGVQFRITGLDNVAEASELALLLRSGALAAPMYFVEERTIGPSLGAENIAVGVLSVQIAFALVLIFMLAYYKVFGIAANIALAVNVVLLAACMSMLGATLTLPGIAGIVLTVGMAVDANVLIFSRIKEELANGLPTQSAINAGYERAFTTILDANITTLIVAVILYAIGTGPVKGFAVTLSLGILTSMFTAIMVSRMIANFIYGGRNVKKVWI from the coding sequence ATGTTGAATCGCTATCCCCTTTGGAAAAATCTGCTGATTCTGGCAGTGATAGGGTTGGCCTTTGTGTTTGCCATGCCCAACCTCTACGCGCCCGATCCGGCTGTGCAGATTTCCGGTGAATCCAGTGCCATGGAGCTGGATCAAGCCGTACTTGATCGCGCCACCAAGGCGTTGGAAGAGGCGGGTATCGAGCACTTCGGCGAAACCGTAAACCCCAAGAATGCGTTGATCCGTCTGCACTCATCAGACGATCAGTTGCCCGCCAAGCGCACTATCCAGCGCGCTTTGGGAGACAGTTTCGTGGTGGCGCTGAATATGGCCTCCACCACCCCCGATTGGCTGCGCAGTCTTGGCGCCGGCCCCATGAAGCTGGGTCTGGATTTATCGGGTGGTGTGCACTTTCTGATGGAGGTAGACACTGCCTCGGCCATTGCCAAGCGACAGGAGTCCTCTCTTACCGAGTTTAAAAGCAAGCTGCGCGAAGAGCGTATCCGTTATGTCAGCGTGGAATTCACCGAGGCTGGCGCCATTGAAGGTGTGTTCCGGTCAGCTGAGGATCGCGATGCGGCCGCAGCCATTTTCCGCAAGGAATTTCAGGACCTGACGCGCGAAAGTGTCGACAATGAAGATGGCACTTTTACGGTCAAGGCCACCTTCAGCGAAACCGCCATCCGCGAAATCGAAAACTATGCGGTTCAGCAAAACCTGACAACGTTGCGTAACCGGGTCAACGAACTGGGTGTTTCTGAGCCCATCGTTCAGCGCCAGGGGCGCAACCGGATTGTGGTGGAGTTGCCGGGTGTGCAGGATACCGCCGAAGCCAAGCGGGTTATCGGCAAAACCGCCAACCTGGAGTTCCGGCTTGAAGCCAAGCCCAGCGATCTGGTGACCAATAAAGAAAGCTTTGAATTCCGCAGCGAGTTAGACCAGCGTCGCTTCGGTAACGCAGAACTGGAACGTGCACTGATTATTTCCGGTGACCACGTGTCGGGCGCCCAAAGCAGTTTTGATCCTGAAACCAACCAGCCTCAGGTCAATATCAACCTGGACAGTGCCGGCGGTACCAAGATGCATCGCGCCACCCGCTCCAACGTGGGGCGTCGCATGGGCGTGCTGTTTATCGAATACAAAACCCGCCTCGACCGCACCACCAATGCGGCCGGTGAAGAAGTGGTGACACCGCGCCAGATCGTAGAGAAAAAAGTGATTTCTCTTGCCACTATCCAGAGTGCCTTGGGCGTTCAGTTCCGTATTACCGGCCTGGATAATGTGGCTGAAGCCAGCGAGTTGGCGCTCTTGCTGCGTTCCGGTGCCCTGGCGGCGCCCATGTACTTCGTGGAGGAGCGCACTATTGGGCCGTCATTGGGGGCTGAAAATATCGCGGTTGGTGTATTGAGCGTACAGATTGCGTTCGCGTTAGTACTGATTTTTATGCTGGCCTATTACAAGGTGTTTGGCATTGCGGCAAATATTGCACTGGCCGTGAACGTGGTGTTGCTGGCAGCCTGTATGTCCATGTTGGGTGCAACACTGACCTTGCCAGGTATCGCCGGTATCGTGCTGACGGTGGGTATGGCGGTGGACGCCAACGTGTTGATTTTCTCCCGTATCAAAGAGGAACTGGCCAACGGTTTGCCAACGCAGTCGGCAATCAATGCTGGTTATGAGCGGGCCTTTACCACCATTCTGGACGCCAACATCACCACCTTGATTGTGGCGGTGATTCTCTACGCCATCGGTACCGGGCCGGTAAAAGGCTTCGCGGTAACGCTGAGTCTGGGTATTCTGACCTCAATGTTCACGGCCATTATGGTGTCGCGCATGATCGCGAACTTCATATACGGTGGCCGTAACGTGAAGAAAGTGTGGATTTAA